A single genomic interval of Streptomyces sp. NBC_00663 harbors:
- a CDS encoding VMAP-C domain-containing protein — translation MTKRLVFLSHTSELRRHPGDLSYVEAAEKAVIRARDALIDMAYFTAVEDTPAELCRGKVRESEVYVGIIGFRYGSPVRGEEELSYTQLEFREATRIGLPRHVFLLARDQDVGLPPAAVMCEHGGRQEEFRQELLDSGITVQEVRSPQDLEKLLLHALLASDTPVPTAALPRTPTSLDAPAWQGLADLLRGAAPTAWVEKAYQWSFCAQGGAGQAAAPFQMPTGDLYDWALDLDAREQVGAGLPKVVAFAHALAAGFRTGEGFAGTRRAGALRAWVREVRQRFGLPELPRVPDLTSFEVALFVRLDQDLQDPAQVFVDISLYSPSDPSHWKRVQPREDASDRLRVPLDGVREVMQQCLRDFQAHARTLRGEGAGCRRPPKLMGIEFAVSESLLEIDFDQWLCKLGVDEPWKLGARYEVVVSCPNARNIADFDHLWWARWDWLHDPDAQDDKPAAFWLGAEELARLSTHRDNWEQWEHHPACVAIAADEAEPAWRAALHLGMPVLVWRRAARVSGPGLSELLTIESAEDVRQLPQSVRTLRRGDDDPGLVLLWDDPNHPLKNMPYSDASFV, via the coding sequence GTGACCAAGCGGCTGGTGTTTCTCAGTCACACCTCGGAGTTGCGGCGGCATCCGGGCGATCTGTCGTATGTCGAGGCGGCGGAGAAGGCCGTCATCCGCGCGAGAGACGCTCTGATCGACATGGCGTACTTCACCGCCGTGGAGGACACGCCCGCCGAACTCTGCCGCGGCAAGGTCCGCGAGTCCGAAGTCTACGTCGGCATCATCGGGTTCCGTTACGGCTCCCCGGTCCGGGGCGAGGAAGAGCTGTCCTACACCCAGCTGGAGTTCAGGGAGGCGACCCGGATCGGGCTGCCGCGCCATGTGTTCCTGCTCGCCAGGGACCAGGACGTGGGGCTGCCGCCCGCCGCGGTGATGTGCGAACACGGCGGCCGGCAGGAGGAGTTCCGGCAGGAGCTGCTCGACAGCGGCATCACTGTCCAAGAGGTCCGCAGCCCGCAGGACCTGGAGAAGCTGCTGCTGCACGCACTGCTGGCCTCCGACACTCCCGTCCCGACGGCCGCCCTGCCCCGCACACCGACATCGCTGGACGCGCCGGCCTGGCAAGGGCTCGCCGACCTGCTCCGGGGTGCGGCGCCGACGGCGTGGGTCGAGAAGGCGTACCAGTGGTCCTTCTGCGCGCAAGGCGGCGCGGGCCAGGCGGCCGCGCCGTTCCAGATGCCCACCGGGGACCTCTACGACTGGGCGCTTGACCTGGACGCGCGCGAACAGGTCGGTGCCGGGCTGCCGAAGGTCGTGGCGTTCGCGCACGCTCTCGCGGCCGGGTTCAGGACCGGTGAGGGCTTTGCCGGAACACGGCGTGCGGGCGCGCTGCGCGCGTGGGTACGTGAGGTCCGGCAGCGGTTCGGCCTCCCCGAACTGCCGCGGGTTCCCGACCTGACCTCCTTCGAGGTCGCGCTGTTCGTGCGGCTCGATCAGGATCTCCAGGACCCGGCACAGGTGTTCGTCGACATCTCGCTGTACTCACCGTCCGACCCTTCGCACTGGAAACGGGTGCAGCCCCGGGAGGACGCGAGCGACCGTCTCAGAGTCCCCCTGGACGGGGTGCGCGAAGTCATGCAGCAGTGCCTGCGCGATTTCCAAGCACACGCCCGGACGCTGCGCGGCGAGGGAGCGGGTTGCCGACGCCCCCCGAAGCTCATGGGCATCGAATTCGCCGTCAGCGAGTCGTTGTTGGAGATCGACTTCGACCAGTGGCTGTGCAAGCTCGGCGTGGACGAGCCGTGGAAGCTCGGGGCGCGGTACGAAGTGGTGGTCAGCTGCCCGAACGCCCGGAACATCGCCGACTTCGACCATCTGTGGTGGGCCCGTTGGGACTGGCTCCACGACCCTGACGCGCAGGACGACAAACCGGCCGCCTTCTGGCTCGGCGCCGAGGAGCTCGCCCGGCTGAGCACGCATCGCGACAACTGGGAGCAGTGGGAACACCATCCCGCCTGCGTCGCCATCGCGGCGGACGAGGCCGAACCGGCCTGGCGCGCCGCGCTCCACCTCGGCATGCCCGTCCTCGTATGGCGGCGGGCGGCCCGCGTCTCGGGGCCGGGGCTGTCGGAGCTGTTGACCATCGAGAGCGCCGAGGACGTCAGACAACTGCCGCAGTCCGTACGGACCTTGCGCCGAGGTGACGACGATCCCGGACTCGTCCTCCTCTGGGACGATCCGAACCACCCCCTGAAGAACATGCCCTACTCCGACGCGAGCTTCGTCTGA
- the fxsT gene encoding FxSxx-COOH system tetratricopeptide repeat protein, with translation MISDLLSLLAQGGVDDPTPEELADILWLAQQVLPQGRAPGDAGDGADGGSAAGSAPEGSAEHTPADAESGPDYEVVPADEEFVDIHVPGGEHDDDSAGPGGTPVLVPATGSLPHTLALTRALKPLARKVPSRTAFELDEEATVARLVDEDILLPVLRPEPARWLSLALVVDSGPSMSLWQDEIHELQHEVARLGAFRNLRRWNLLPSADGATVELRPHPAASRPARHPREVVDPAGAQLIVVLSDTAGAMWRTGAAHRLLADWGRHSQVALAHLLPAELWSRVGLTPTPARIHIPQPGLPNSRWRTERLVPTSLGSAGIPVPVVDLEPRSLRAWAEMTAGSGRWTTSAAMFVPGARRGTSRRSAVAAVPAGAEDTIRRFRVTASPRAWKLAGLLSAHSPVTVPLARLVQRAMLGDASRGDLAEVFLGGLLRRTAEPSVLGELRFEFQAGVREALLGAQYRDDVEAVRELVRTQVTAYLRPRFGSPRSVRGAVAGPAGPGVTVGAEGEAYARASRGDLLRMGATVAAAAQEPEEASVAEEANRQTVFISYAGADRAWAEWVAWHLNAAGFAVELDIWHWRTGDDFVSQLDAALERASMVVALFSKAYFDPGRWTDVEMMSAAVARHRLIPLAVEPLTGDDIPALLAARVRKELHGLEESEAVEALMGAVVGATRPSDPPPFPGAPERSPLVTPRFPSDQRTPQVWNVRRRNPDFVGREDVLRHVREALLTDNRAAIQVLHGLGGVGKSQIAVEYAHRFAGQYDIVWWIDAEQGARLPAGYAELAERLGINRPYAGSKVNARYALEHLRTNDRWLIVLDNADDPSTLPPWLPEGPGHVLITSRNPSWHRIARSVALDTFSRADSLRYLESRLPGVSSAEANALADELGDLPLALTQAVGVVASGMTVDTYRARLLHNSAELLRLGEAPEYPTSLSASVSIAAERLALDHPGSIQLLSLGAFFGPDPIPLAWLEHARGPLLADADDFAWPSSALMPLTRYGLARVDPESVQIHRLTQAVQRDRVEPSRAAALRREVTFVLESATPGDPDLPEFWPQWEELTAHLSGRPRPDNTDRFTLCRTLLGSVRYLIRSGRLQEAHRMCGEIHELWSDHFGADYPETLAWAASRAEAEAALGRYADAHRLALDVLERRRRVLGDDHPDTVTSVNGLAQVLNALGEYEEARRLFEEALQRSRRVLGDDHPDTLASSNSLAIALIALGEHEDARLLLEDVLDRRRRVLGEDHPDALASAGNLAAAHNSLRESHQARMLAQDVLERCRRVLGDDHPSTLAVTTTLAIAVSELGEQAEARPLAEDSLHRLRRAMGEDHPTTLKAAHILAVILNRLGGHHREAAVLLEDTLARNRRVLGADHPNTGSVLQALAATYQAMGLARKAQKLLSSPAKPRKPRR, from the coding sequence GTGATCTCCGACCTGTTGTCGCTGCTGGCCCAGGGCGGGGTCGACGACCCCACGCCCGAGGAGTTGGCGGACATCCTGTGGCTGGCCCAACAGGTGCTGCCGCAGGGTCGGGCGCCCGGAGACGCGGGCGACGGGGCGGACGGCGGGTCCGCGGCCGGCTCCGCACCCGAGGGATCCGCCGAGCACACCCCGGCGGATGCGGAGTCCGGGCCGGACTATGAAGTAGTGCCCGCGGACGAGGAGTTCGTGGACATCCACGTCCCCGGCGGCGAGCACGACGACGACTCCGCCGGGCCTGGCGGCACGCCCGTGCTGGTCCCGGCCACGGGGTCACTCCCCCACACCCTGGCGCTGACAAGGGCGTTGAAGCCGCTCGCGCGCAAGGTCCCGTCCCGTACGGCCTTCGAGCTCGACGAAGAGGCGACGGTGGCGCGGCTGGTGGACGAGGACATCCTCCTGCCCGTCCTGCGTCCCGAACCGGCGCGGTGGCTCAGCCTCGCCCTCGTGGTCGACTCCGGTCCCTCCATGAGCCTGTGGCAGGACGAGATCCATGAGCTCCAGCACGAGGTGGCACGCCTGGGCGCCTTCCGCAACCTGCGGCGCTGGAACCTGCTGCCCTCCGCCGACGGCGCCACCGTCGAACTGCGGCCGCATCCCGCCGCCAGCCGTCCCGCCCGGCATCCGCGCGAGGTCGTCGATCCGGCGGGCGCCCAGCTGATCGTCGTACTCAGCGACACGGCCGGGGCGATGTGGCGTACGGGCGCGGCGCATCGGTTGCTGGCCGACTGGGGCCGGCATTCCCAGGTGGCCCTCGCTCATCTGCTCCCGGCGGAGTTGTGGAGCCGCGTGGGGTTGACGCCCACGCCGGCCCGCATTCATATTCCGCAACCGGGGTTGCCCAACAGCCGCTGGCGAACCGAACGTCTGGTGCCGACCAGCCTCGGCTCGGCGGGCATCCCCGTGCCGGTGGTCGATCTCGAACCCCGGTCCTTGCGCGCCTGGGCGGAGATGACGGCGGGCAGTGGGCGGTGGACGACGTCGGCCGCGATGTTCGTGCCGGGGGCGCGCCGGGGTACGTCCCGGCGTTCCGCGGTGGCAGCGGTACCGGCCGGGGCGGAGGACACGATCCGGCGGTTCCGCGTCACTGCGTCTCCGCGCGCCTGGAAGCTGGCGGGGCTGCTGTCCGCGCACTCGCCGGTGACCGTTCCGTTGGCCCGGCTGGTGCAGCGGGCGATGCTGGGAGATGCGTCGCGTGGGGACCTGGCCGAGGTGTTCCTCGGGGGACTTCTGCGCCGTACGGCGGAGCCTTCCGTGCTCGGGGAGTTGCGGTTCGAGTTCCAGGCGGGCGTCCGTGAGGCACTGCTCGGCGCGCAGTACCGGGATGACGTCGAGGCGGTTCGGGAGCTCGTACGGACTCAGGTCACCGCTTATCTGCGGCCTCGCTTCGGGAGCCCGCGCAGCGTGCGGGGTGCGGTGGCCGGTCCGGCGGGGCCGGGCGTGACGGTGGGGGCGGAGGGGGAGGCGTATGCGCGGGCCTCTCGGGGCGACCTGTTGCGGATGGGGGCGACGGTCGCGGCCGCCGCTCAGGAACCAGAGGAAGCGTCTGTCGCAGAGGAGGCCAACCGGCAGACCGTGTTCATCAGTTATGCGGGTGCGGACCGCGCCTGGGCCGAGTGGGTGGCGTGGCATCTGAACGCGGCGGGATTCGCGGTCGAACTCGACATCTGGCACTGGCGGACCGGGGACGACTTCGTCAGTCAGCTGGACGCGGCGCTCGAGCGTGCGAGCATGGTGGTGGCGCTGTTCTCGAAGGCCTATTTCGATCCAGGGCGTTGGACCGACGTGGAGATGATGTCGGCGGCCGTCGCCAGGCACCGTCTCATCCCTCTGGCGGTAGAGCCGCTGACAGGCGACGACATCCCGGCACTGCTGGCAGCCCGCGTGCGCAAAGAACTCCACGGTCTTGAGGAGTCCGAGGCAGTCGAGGCCCTGATGGGAGCCGTGGTGGGTGCGACACGGCCGTCGGATCCTCCTCCGTTCCCCGGCGCGCCCGAGCGTAGTCCCCTGGTGACGCCCAGGTTCCCGAGCGACCAGCGGACGCCGCAGGTATGGAACGTCCGGCGCCGCAATCCTGACTTCGTCGGCCGCGAGGACGTGCTCAGGCATGTACGTGAGGCCCTGCTCACCGACAACCGGGCCGCGATTCAAGTGCTGCACGGTCTGGGCGGGGTCGGCAAGAGCCAGATCGCGGTGGAGTACGCCCATCGTTTCGCCGGTCAGTACGACATCGTCTGGTGGATCGACGCCGAACAGGGCGCTCGACTGCCAGCAGGGTACGCGGAGTTGGCCGAGCGCCTGGGCATCAATCGTCCGTACGCGGGGAGCAAGGTGAACGCCAGATACGCGCTGGAGCACCTGCGCACGAACGACCGGTGGCTCATCGTGCTGGACAACGCCGACGACCCCTCAACCTTGCCGCCATGGCTGCCCGAAGGCCCCGGCCACGTCCTCATCACGTCCCGCAACCCCTCCTGGCATCGCATCGCTCGCAGCGTCGCCCTGGACACCTTCTCCCGCGCCGACTCCCTGCGCTATCTGGAGAGCCGGCTGCCCGGCGTCAGCAGCGCGGAGGCGAACGCCCTGGCCGACGAACTCGGTGACCTGCCGCTGGCTCTCACCCAGGCTGTCGGGGTGGTGGCCAGTGGCATGACCGTCGACACTTACCGTGCCCGTCTCCTGCACAACTCGGCGGAGCTGCTACGGCTTGGCGAGGCCCCCGAGTATCCGACGTCCCTCTCGGCTTCGGTGAGTATCGCCGCCGAACGCCTCGCCCTCGACCATCCCGGCTCCATCCAACTCCTCAGCCTCGGCGCCTTCTTCGGCCCCGATCCGATTCCGCTGGCCTGGCTGGAGCACGCGCGCGGACCGTTGCTCGCCGATGCCGACGACTTCGCATGGCCGAGCAGTGCCCTGATGCCTCTCACGCGCTACGGTCTGGCCCGCGTCGACCCAGAGAGCGTCCAGATCCATCGTCTGACGCAGGCCGTCCAACGGGACCGTGTGGAACCGTCACGGGCAGCCGCACTGCGCCGGGAGGTCACCTTCGTCCTGGAGTCGGCCACGCCGGGGGACCCCGACCTGCCCGAGTTCTGGCCGCAGTGGGAAGAACTCACAGCGCACCTCTCCGGTCGGCCGCGCCCCGACAACACCGACCGGTTCACCCTGTGCCGCACGCTCCTCGGCTCGGTCCGCTATCTGATCCGCAGCGGCCGGCTCCAGGAAGCTCACCGCATGTGCGGGGAGATCCATGAACTCTGGTCCGACCACTTCGGAGCGGACTACCCCGAAACCTTGGCATGGGCTGCGTCCCGTGCCGAGGCGGAGGCGGCGCTCGGTAGGTACGCCGATGCTCACCGGCTGGCCCTGGACGTCCTCGAACGACGACGCCGCGTCCTCGGTGACGACCACCCCGACACCGTCACTTCCGTGAACGGCCTGGCCCAGGTCCTCAACGCCCTTGGCGAGTACGAGGAGGCACGCCGACTCTTCGAGGAGGCCCTCCAGCGAAGCCGACGGGTCCTCGGCGACGATCATCCTGACACCCTCGCCTCCTCGAACAGCCTGGCCATCGCTCTCATTGCACTCGGCGAGCACGAGGACGCACGCCTACTGCTCGAAGACGTCCTTGACCGTCGCCGCCGCGTCCTGGGCGAAGACCATCCTGACGCCCTCGCCTCGGCGGGCAACCTTGCCGCCGCCCACAACTCGCTCCGCGAATCCCATCAGGCCCGCATGCTGGCCCAGGACGTACTGGAACGTTGCCGTCGCGTACTGGGCGACGACCACCCCAGCACCCTCGCCGTGACGACCACTCTGGCCATCGCAGTGAGCGAACTCGGCGAGCAGGCAGAGGCACGACCGCTTGCCGAGGACAGCCTGCACAGGCTTCGCCGCGCCATGGGCGAGGACCACCCGACGACGCTTAAAGCAGCTCACATTCTGGCCGTCATCCTCAACCGCCTTGGCGGTCACCACCGCGAAGCCGCCGTCCTGCTCGAGGACACACTCGCTCGCAACCGCCGGGTACTCGGTGCCGACCACCCGAACACGGGAAGCGTCCTCCAGGCCCTTGCCGCGACGTATCAGGCCATGGGCCTGGCCCGCAAAGCACAGAAGCTTCTCTCCTCCCCCGCCAAGCCGCGCAAGCCTCGCCGTTGA
- a CDS encoding RICIN domain-containing protein — translation MPPRRRRTVRALAPAIPLALATALLTTPTPASAETEPLPSVTVHIDPSYQQQKFEGWGTSLVWFANATGGYPDPIRRQLVDMLFGEDGLNLNIARYNIGGGNAPDVRKDYMKTGATMEGFWKAPEGTTQKDMDWWNPDDPEHWNWDADANQRWWVDQIKDKVTTWEAFSNSPPWFQTVSGYVSGGFNAGTDQIRTDTVDDFATYLVRVADRIEQEHGISFDTIDPLNEPNTSYWGTQLGTDGQPTGGRQEGAHAGPALQQKVVLALDKALHGAKSTARVSAMDETNPGIFTTNWNAYDADARAAVDQLNVHTYGTGQRTSARDIAKGSGKPLWMSEVEGTWGTGTDFTSMEPGLGIASHMVDDMRELEPSAWVFWQPIEDAIPQAAAGKNWGSIHVPFNCTADDTLETCPIRANSKFHTIRNFTHYIRPGDHFIKVDDTSSVAAVAQSGRSATVVHVNSGTTARSVTLDLSRFGKVKPGATVTPVVTSTDGALVEGDPVRVTGRSATLTVPAKSVTSFLVDGVSGVAKDAALVQPDHVYRLQGTQSGKSLTPSDDGSGVVLRTTDPGSAQQLWRAQKLTAGAGNRTRYALTSATTGKQLAVRDNQAVLEDPADGGDAAAQWVMSTTGDGTWTFVNVATGRLLDVTGQSTADGAKVATYTPTSAANQRWTVIDETVLRTEKAKVFTVPGLAPVLPETVTPVYRNGGRGALPVVWDVPSERAWRAPGTVRVTGTATDPLGRQIPATAVVTVDTIASTLPGRAKAYVGGSPALPNTVVGVGAHGGRTDLPVDWDTAPDGAYDATGVVTLHGTARIVDGSTTDATVRVQVTEPTRVNIAPDADISATYTESGYSPERLRNGDTTDKAWSNWRSGTKNPSDTITFTLPEARDLDRVVARFYKDGGNLSFPASLKAQVRGAADGAWRDASDEIAVGSEGTPVVEVPLRTDGPATGVRLVMTARSGGYITMSEVEVYAKTPGASSDAAASSIEVGGVPVASFDPGTANYRVVTDDPARTAVTVTARDPYARVTVERRREDRRYVAVVTVTGEDGTRTTTYRIELVRR, via the coding sequence ATGCCCCCGCGTCGACGCCGCACCGTCCGAGCGCTGGCCCCAGCAATCCCTCTCGCACTCGCCACAGCCCTCCTCACCACCCCCACCCCCGCCTCAGCCGAGACCGAGCCCCTCCCCTCGGTAACCGTCCACATCGACCCCTCCTACCAACAACAGAAGTTCGAAGGCTGGGGCACCAGCCTCGTCTGGTTCGCCAATGCCACCGGCGGCTACCCGGACCCCATCCGAAGACAGCTCGTCGACATGCTGTTCGGCGAGGACGGGCTGAATCTCAACATCGCGCGCTACAACATCGGCGGCGGCAACGCCCCGGACGTCCGCAAGGACTACATGAAGACCGGCGCCACGATGGAGGGCTTCTGGAAGGCGCCCGAGGGCACCACGCAGAAGGACATGGACTGGTGGAACCCTGACGACCCCGAGCACTGGAACTGGGACGCCGACGCCAACCAGCGCTGGTGGGTCGACCAGATCAAGGACAAGGTCACGACGTGGGAGGCGTTCAGCAACTCCCCGCCGTGGTTCCAGACGGTGAGCGGCTACGTCTCCGGCGGATTCAACGCCGGCACCGACCAGATCCGCACCGACACCGTCGACGACTTCGCCACCTACCTCGTACGCGTTGCCGATCGGATCGAGCAGGAGCACGGGATCTCGTTCGACACCATCGACCCGCTCAACGAGCCCAACACCTCCTACTGGGGAACCCAGTTGGGCACCGACGGTCAGCCCACCGGCGGTCGGCAGGAGGGCGCCCACGCCGGGCCGGCCCTTCAGCAGAAGGTCGTCCTCGCCCTGGACAAGGCCCTCCACGGAGCCAAGTCCACCGCCCGCGTGTCGGCCATGGACGAGACCAACCCCGGCATCTTCACCACCAACTGGAACGCCTACGACGCCGACGCCCGCGCCGCCGTCGACCAGCTCAATGTCCACACCTACGGAACCGGCCAGCGCACCAGCGCCCGTGACATCGCCAAGGGGTCGGGCAAACCGCTCTGGATGAGCGAGGTCGAGGGCACCTGGGGCACCGGCACCGACTTCACCAGCATGGAGCCGGGTCTCGGCATCGCCAGCCACATGGTGGACGACATGCGTGAACTGGAGCCCTCCGCCTGGGTGTTCTGGCAGCCGATCGAGGACGCGATCCCACAGGCCGCCGCCGGGAAGAACTGGGGCAGCATCCATGTCCCGTTCAACTGCACCGCCGACGACACCCTGGAGACCTGCCCGATCCGGGCCAACTCCAAGTTCCACACCATCCGGAACTTCACCCACTACATCCGGCCCGGCGACCACTTCATCAAGGTCGACGACACCTCCAGCGTCGCCGCCGTCGCGCAGTCCGGCCGCTCCGCGACCGTCGTCCACGTCAACAGCGGTACGACCGCCCGCTCCGTGACCCTCGATCTGTCCCGCTTCGGCAAGGTGAAGCCGGGGGCCACCGTCACGCCCGTCGTGACCAGCACCGACGGTGCCCTCGTCGAAGGGGACCCGGTCCGTGTCACCGGCCGCTCCGCGACCCTCACCGTCCCGGCCAAGTCCGTCACCTCCTTCCTGGTCGACGGCGTCAGCGGGGTCGCCAAGGACGCCGCGCTCGTCCAGCCCGACCACGTCTACCGGCTCCAGGGCACCCAGAGCGGCAAGTCGCTCACGCCGTCGGACGACGGCAGCGGTGTCGTCCTCCGTACGACCGACCCGGGCAGCGCCCAACAACTGTGGCGGGCCCAGAAGTTGACGGCCGGTGCCGGCAACCGCACCCGCTACGCCCTCACCAGCGCCACCACCGGCAAGCAGCTCGCCGTACGCGACAACCAGGCCGTTCTCGAAGACCCGGCCGATGGAGGTGACGCCGCCGCGCAGTGGGTCATGTCGACCACCGGCGACGGCACCTGGACCTTCGTCAACGTCGCCACCGGCCGACTGCTGGACGTCACCGGGCAGTCGACGGCCGACGGTGCCAAGGTGGCGACGTACACGCCTACTTCGGCGGCGAACCAACGGTGGACCGTGATCGACGAGACCGTGCTGCGCACCGAGAAGGCGAAGGTGTTCACCGTGCCCGGCCTTGCACCGGTACTCCCGGAGACGGTGACACCCGTGTATCGGAACGGCGGCCGTGGAGCGCTGCCAGTGGTGTGGGATGTGCCGTCCGAACGGGCCTGGCGCGCGCCCGGCACCGTACGGGTCACCGGTACCGCCACCGATCCGCTGGGGCGGCAGATCCCGGCCACGGCGGTCGTCACCGTCGACACCATCGCCTCCACGCTCCCCGGGCGAGCCAAGGCCTACGTGGGCGGCAGCCCGGCACTGCCGAACACCGTCGTCGGCGTCGGAGCGCACGGTGGGCGGACCGATCTCCCGGTGGACTGGGACACGGCGCCCGACGGGGCGTACGACGCGACCGGCGTCGTCACCCTCCACGGCACCGCACGCATCGTGGACGGCAGCACCACCGACGCCACCGTGCGCGTTCAAGTCACCGAGCCGACGCGGGTCAACATCGCACCGGACGCCGACATCTCGGCCACCTACACCGAGAGCGGCTACTCCCCCGAGCGCCTGCGCAACGGCGACACCACCGACAAAGCCTGGTCCAACTGGAGGTCGGGCACCAAGAACCCGTCCGACACGATCACCTTCACCCTGCCCGAGGCCCGCGATCTCGACCGGGTCGTGGCGCGCTTCTACAAGGACGGCGGCAACCTCTCCTTCCCGGCGAGCCTCAAGGCTCAGGTGCGCGGCGCGGCCGACGGCGCGTGGCGTGACGCGAGCGACGAGATCGCCGTGGGGAGTGAGGGCACTCCGGTGGTCGAGGTGCCGCTCCGGACCGACGGACCGGCCACCGGGGTGCGGCTGGTGATGACCGCTCGCTCCGGCGGTTACATCACCATGAGCGAGGTCGAGGTGTACGCCAAGACCCCGGGGGCCTCCTCGGACGCCGCCGCCTCCTCGATCGAGGTCGGCGGGGTGCCGGTCGCCTCCTTCGATCCCGGCACGGCCAACTACCGGGTGGTGACGGACGATCCGGCGCGGACCGCGGTGACCGTGACGGCACGCGATCCGTATGCGCGCGTCACGGTCGAGCGGAGGCGCGAGGACCGCCGGTACGTCGCCGTCGTCACCGTGACCGGTGAGGACGGGACGCGTACGACGACGTACCGGATCGAACTCGTCCGGCGTTAG
- a CDS encoding AAA family ATPase, translated as MTGGAVNDWWIYKGEGPAAERLNRLAVHRPEWRVFDGEIDEDYAVPALTEADTERGAGYIADAPEIDLVNTALLLRRPLLVTGVPGVGKSTLAHSIAENLGLGPVLRWTVTSRTTLRDGLYRYDALRRLEDANLRRLEGPGRRRLEGSRLRRLEGARLRRIEREPGEEGASGIGRYLQLGPLGTAFVPTARPRVLLIDEIDKGDIDLPGDLLTVLDEGSFDIPELVRMSDASPRVSVGTDDQSGLARITNGRVRCHAFPIVVLTSNGEREFPPAFLRRCIRLSLPLPGEDKLHRILVRRIGQEAADAARAEGGVIETFLKRRNSGELATDQLLNAVQLRLAGAWTAPEDLGRLAEATMHRLSGPDAQ; from the coding sequence ATGACCGGAGGTGCCGTGAACGACTGGTGGATCTACAAGGGCGAGGGCCCGGCCGCGGAGCGGCTGAACCGGCTCGCCGTACACCGGCCGGAGTGGCGCGTGTTCGACGGTGAGATCGACGAGGACTACGCGGTTCCCGCGCTGACCGAGGCCGACACGGAGCGGGGCGCCGGTTACATCGCCGACGCCCCGGAGATCGACCTCGTCAACACCGCGCTCCTGCTGCGCCGGCCGCTGCTGGTCACCGGGGTGCCGGGCGTCGGCAAGTCCACGCTCGCGCACAGCATCGCCGAGAACCTGGGGCTCGGCCCGGTGTTGCGCTGGACCGTCACCAGCCGGACCACGCTGCGGGACGGGCTGTACCGGTATGACGCGCTGCGACGCCTGGAGGACGCGAACCTTCGGCGGTTGGAGGGCCCTGGACGCCGGCGGCTGGAAGGCTCACGGCTACGGCGACTGGAGGGCGCGCGCCTCCGCAGGATCGAGAGGGAGCCGGGCGAGGAGGGCGCCTCGGGCATCGGCCGGTATCTCCAACTCGGGCCGCTGGGCACCGCGTTCGTACCCACGGCACGCCCGCGTGTCCTGCTCATCGACGAGATCGACAAGGGCGACATCGATCTGCCGGGCGACCTGTTGACCGTACTGGACGAGGGAAGCTTCGACATCCCGGAACTCGTGCGCATGTCGGACGCCTCGCCGCGGGTCTCCGTCGGCACCGACGACCAGTCGGGCCTGGCCCGGATCACGAACGGCAGGGTGCGCTGCCACGCGTTCCCGATCGTGGTCCTCACCAGCAACGGCGAGCGCGAGTTCCCGCCCGCGTTCCTGCGCCGTTGCATCCGGCTCAGCCTGCCCCTGCCCGGCGAGGACAAGCTCCATCGCATCCTCGTACGCCGCATCGGTCAGGAGGCCGCCGACGCGGCCCGGGCCGAGGGCGGTGTCATCGAGACCTTCCTCAAGCGCCGCAACAGCGGCGAGCTGGCGACCGACCAGCTCCTCAACGCGGTCCAGCTCCGGCTCGCCGGGGCCTGGACGGCGCCCGAGGATCTCGGCCGGCTGGCCGAGGCGACCATGCACCGGCTGAGCGGACCCGACGCACAGTGA